In Neodiprion pinetum isolate iyNeoPine1 chromosome 6, iyNeoPine1.2, whole genome shotgun sequence, one genomic interval encodes:
- the shg gene encoding DE-cadherin isoform X2, with translation MLTRCVTTVRRDCYDGGEMREATRPRRTPAYDGTAVARRARPLVLVLLVLLLRGTLGEALKLRHSRHLDSQDQLLPYNEDEIVRAQSSDNHNHKPVFSKCGTYAPVIKEEEPAGTEVIRVHAEDRDPLDSGGTIVYTFLFAPGERLKFQINNETGLIKTTQILDRDEPAREKEVYLTILAKDNGRPQLDDVCTFKVTISDVNDNSPVFDKVAYTESVPQDLPLGREVMRVSATDIDDGNNSVVRYSLTSKIAEDEMYFRIDRNTGIIFLNKTIDRQPDYRFNLIAKAVDQGEIPQSSYIELEIRVVESHKKAPAFLNRTSEPLKLNESLNDFSLSLVRLQAVSNIDGDSEVVFRLVNGRTEQTNKENTFRLDQSGKDVADIKLAKHLDFESNTDYTLIVRVSNKELLAAETSINIEVLDVNDNIPIFRDIKEGSVLENEPPGAPVMQIRAIDADGTSANNQVSYELENYKNLFTIDKRTGNLTTLMTFDREKTAAYTVKVVAVDNSPSALYQNGEPNKGRQVFTVTIADKNDNPPHFTQPVYTANSIPENANINQLVTEVKAIDRDTASLVTYSIISGNTGNGFDIEPNTGKIRVKNQLDYETITEYNLTIRAFDGLFNDTAYVKIFIDNVNDNPPVFEDFMKNLTIQEESLVEGCITTVSAYDPDIKDRTADQHIAYFIANEQHKPFLTIDKSGCLKLKRTLDRDPPDGYETWAVLVMARDEDGGPTALRATETINIKLEDVNDNAPFLDMVQPVVWYEREKPGKIIELQAKDWDSDKNGPPFKFKIDAIADDEIKSKFSIKDSSLYAKVEFNREERKTYDIPIAITDSGSPPQTNTSILNVIIGDVNDNAMKEGSSSIFVYNYKGEAPDTEIGRVYVDDPDDWDLPDKYFTWDSSHENFLLDPHTGMITMLHGTRNDTYVLKFIVTEESKLVEHHKVNAYVNVTIKEIPEEAVIKSGSIRFSGITAEEFVAPGASGVSKKEIFQVQVAAMLETEVENVDVFTVLHSPHNNNKSLLDVRFSAHGSPYYAPEKLNTIATLHISKIESELNTSILLINIDECLFEKLHCNNSCRSILNISSNPYAVYTNTTSFVGVRAVVDAQCICHVAEPNINCLNGGTPLVSSLVTKCECPPGFEGPRCELLAIGFNGDGWAIMPPPGQACDDSHLGLEIAPQVENGLVFYFGPMSYIPILDIQDFMSLEIQEGHAVLLVDYGSGTIRLEQNKIELMDGKSHRIDVYWTKTTIEMKVDNCQMSSCMKLTVPQGPNEFLNVNSPLQIGGSPTNLVHLASQFNWDHKPTNKGFTGCIRNMTINGNTYNLGMPEYFKNTDSGCNHGMAKAVTFGIDTNFLVAILVCVAILLILLLAVVVHRRKTDDLYKDMDDIRENIINYEDEGGGEVDTGYDLNVLRAMYDAPPIDSKMAPVGLEGRAPDTGDEVPDICGFLDGKKESCDKDPETNAFDDVRHYAYEGKGNSEGSLSSLASCTDDGDLKFNHLSNFGQKFWKLADMYGEEPSDEDSDGVGERESESWC, from the exons GCGAAGCTTTGAAATTGAGACACTCGAGACACCTCGACTCACAGGATCAGCTGCTGCCCTATAACGAGGATGAAATTGTCAGG GCACAGTCCTCAGACAATCATAATCACAAAccagtattttcaaaatgtggAACCTACGCGCCTGTTATCAAGGAAGAGGAACCAGCCGGTACGGAGGTCATCAGAGTTCACGCCGAGGACAGGGACCCCCTTGATTCTGGAG GAACAATCGTCTATACATTCCTTTTCGCACCCGGCGAGaggttgaaatttcaaatcaacaATGAGACTGGGTTGATAAAAACTACTCAAATACTGGACCGAGATGAGCCGGCTCGAGAAAAGGAAGTTTACCTTACGATTTTGGCTAAGGATAATGGTAGGCCGCAACTCGACGATGTCTGTACGTTCAAAGTCACCATATCGGACGTTAACGACAATTCGCCTGTATTCGACAAAGTG GCGTACACGGAGTCGGTACCTCAAGATCTGCCCCTTGGAAGAGAAGTCATGAGAGTTTCGGCGACTGATATCGACGATGGTAACAATTCCGTGGTTCGTTACAGTTTGACCTCTAAGATTGCCGAGGATGAAATGTATTTCCGAATCGATAGAAACACTGGTATTATATTTCTCAACAAAACGATCGAC AGACAACCTGACTACAGATTTAACCTGATCGCTAAAGCCGTAGATCAAGGAGAGATTCCGCAGTCCAGTTACATAGAGTTGGAAATAAGGGTTGTTGAATCTCATAAAAAAGCACCTGCGTTTCTAAACAGAACGTCAGAACCTTTGAAGCTGAACGAAAGCCTCAACGATTTTAGTCTCAGTCTTGTTAGGCTACAAGCAGTTTCAAATATCGATGGAGACTCCGAAGTAGTTTTTCGACTAGTTAATGGCCGAACCGAGCAGACTAACAAGGAAAATACTTTCAg aCTCGATCAATCTGGTAAAGATGTAGCTGATATAAAACTGGCTAAGCATCTTGACTTTGAGAGCAATACAGATTATACCCTAATAGTTCGTGTCTCAAACAAAGAATTACTGGCTGCTGAGACTTCTATTAACATTGAAGTTCTTGATGTCAATGACAACATACCGATATTTCGTGACATAAAAGAGGGTAGTGTGTTGGAAAATGAACCACCAGGAGCTCCAGTGATGCAAATTCGAGCTATAGACGCGGATGGCACCTCTGCTAATAATCAG GTCTCCTATGAATTGGAGAACTACAAGAATCTTTTTACTATTGATAAACGAACCGGTAACCTGACAACGCTCATGACTTTTGATAGAGAGAAAACTGCGGCATATACCGTAAAGGTAGTTGCGGTAGATAACTCACCTAGCGCCCTTTACCAGAATGGTGAACCTAACAAGGGTCGACAAGTGTTCACTGTCACAATCGCTGACAAAAATGACAATCCGCCACACTTTACTCAACCAGTGTACACAGCTAATTCCATACCGGAAAATGCAAACATCAATCAACTTGTGACCGAAGTCAAAGCCATTGATCGAGATACGGCTAGTCTCGTTACGTACAGTATTATATCAGGAAATACTGGAAACGGTTTTGACATTGAGCCTAACACAGGAAAGATTCGGGTCAAGAATCAACTCGACTACGAAACTATTACAGAATATAATTTAACCATTCGAGCTTTTGACGGCCTGTTTAACGACACTGCCTACGTCAAGATTTTCATCGATAATGTAAACGACAATCCACCTGTTTTCGAAGATTTCATGAAAAATCTTACTATCCAGGAGGAAAGCTTAGTCGAAG GGTGTATAACCACTGTGTCAGCCTACGATCCCGATATTAAAGATAGGACTGCCGACCAGCATATTGCTTATTTCATAGCCAATGAACAGCATAAGCCTTTCCTAACCATAGACAAATCGGGATGTCTGAAGTTGAAAAGAACCCTCGACCGGGACCCGCCGGATGGATATGAGACTTGGGCG GTTCTGGTCATGGCACGGGATGAGGATGGTGGGCCAACTGCTTTGCGAGCCACTGAGACGATTAATATTAAATTGGAGGATGTAAATGACAATGCACCTTTCTTGGATATGGTTCAACCAGTGGTATGGTATGAAAGAGAGAAACCCgggaaaataattgaactGCAGGCAAAGGACTGGGATTCGGATAAAAATGGCCCCCCTttcaaattcaagatcgaTGCGATTGCTGACGATgagataaaatcaaaattttcgataaaagaCTCGAGTCTTTACGCCAAAGTCGAATTTAACAGGGAAGAACGTAAAACCTATGATATTCCAATAGCTATCACTGACAGTGGCTCACCACCGCAAACTAATACATCCATATTAAATGTCATCATTGGAGATGTCAATGACAATGCGATGAAAGAAGGTTCTAGTAGCATTTTTGTGTACAATTATAAGGGGGAAGCACCAGATACAGAGATTGGGAGAGTATACGTCGACGATCCGGACGACTGGGATTTGCCTGACAAGTATTTCACGTGGGATTCTAGccacgaaaattttttactcgatcCTCACACTGGTATGATAACAATGCTGCATGGAACACGAAATGACACGTATGTCCTGAAGTTTATCGTAACTGAAGAAAGTAAACTGGTAGAACATCACAAGGTCAATGCCTACGTGAATGTAACGATTAAAGAAATACCAGAAGAAGCTGTGATTAAGTCAGGATCGATACGGTTCTCAGGTATCACTGCGGAAGAATTTGTCGCACCGGGAGCATCAGGTGTAAgcaagaaagaaattttccaagtacAGGTTGCAGCTATGCTAGAAACTGAGGTTGAAAACGTGGACGTATTTACAGTGTTACATTCGCCacataataacaataaaagtCTCTTAGATGTTAGATTCTCAGCTCACGGAAGTCCCTACTATGCacctgaaaaattgaacacaaTTGCTACTCTCCATATTTCGAAGATAGAAAGTGAATTGAATACCAGTATATTGCTTATAAACATTGACGAatgtttgtttgaaaaactCCACTGCAACAACTCTTGCCGTAGTATATTGAACATCAGTTCCAATCCGTATGCAGTTTACACAAATACAACATCGTTTGTTGGCGTTAGAGCAGTGGTTGACGCTCAATGTATTTGCCACGTTGCTGAGCCAAATATCAATTGTTTGAATGGTGGGACTCCTTTGGTGTCATCTTTGGTTACGAAGTGCGAATGCCCTCCAGGTTTTGAAGGCCCAAGATGCGAGCTATTAGCAATCGGTTTTAACGGTGACGGATGGGCTATTATGCCCCCTCCTGGCCAAGCCTGTGACGATTCACATCTAG GACTGGAAATTGCACCTCAAGTTGAGAATGGGCTCGTGTTTTACTTTGGTCCGATGAGCTACATCCCTATTTTGGATATCCAAGATTTCATGTCTTTAGAGATACAGGAAGGTCATGCTGTTCTGCTCGTTGACTATGGTTCTGGGACGATAAGGTTGGAACAAAACAAGATTGAATTGATGGACGGGAAGAGTCATAGAATCGACGTTTATTGGACTAAGACT ACGATAGAAATGAAAGTTGACAACTGCCAAATGTCTTCCTGCATGAAATTGACAGTACCACAGGGACCGAATGAATTTCTCAATGTCAACAGTCCCCTACAAATTGGGGGTTCTCCAACGAACCTTGTTCATCTTGCAAGTCAGTTTAATTGGGATCACAAGCCGACAAATAAAGGATTTACTGGATGCATACGCAATATGACTATAAATGGAAAT ACATACAATTTAGGAATGCCAGAATATTTCAAGAACACAGACTCTGGTTGCAATCATGGAATGGCAAAAGCTGTCACATTTGGAATTGACACTAACTTTTTAGTCGCCATTCTAGTCTGTGTGGCAATCCTACTgatcttattgttagctgTAGTGGTGCACAGAAGAAAGACGGACGACTTGTACAAAGACATGGACGATATTAGAGAGAATATCATTAATTACGAAGACGAAGGAGGCGGTGAAGTCGATACGGGATACGACTTGAACGTTCTCCGCGCCATGTACGATGCCCCACCCATAGATTCAAAAATGGCACCTGTCGGACTCGAAGGAAGAG CCCCAGATACTGGTGATGAAGTACCCGATATTTGTGGGTTCTTAGATGGCAAAAAAGAGAGCTGTGACAAAGATCCTGAAACGAACGCATTTGATGATGTCAGGCATTATGCGTACGAAGGCAAGGGTAATTCCGAAGGATCTCTGTCGTCTCTTGCTTCCT GTACTGACGACGGTGACTTGAAGTTTAATCATTTGTCGAACTTTGGTCAAAAGTTTTGGAAATTGGCTGACATGTATGGGGAGGAGCCAAGCGACGAAGACAGTGACGGCGTTGGGGAACGTGAGAGCGAAAGCTGGTGTTAA
- the shg gene encoding DE-cadherin isoform X1: MLTRCVTTVRRDCYDGGEMREATRPRRTPAYDGTAVARRARPLVLVLLVLLLRGTLGEALKLRHSRHLDSQDQLLPYNEDEIVRPCFLFQAQSSDNHNHKPVFSKCGTYAPVIKEEEPAGTEVIRVHAEDRDPLDSGGTIVYTFLFAPGERLKFQINNETGLIKTTQILDRDEPAREKEVYLTILAKDNGRPQLDDVCTFKVTISDVNDNSPVFDKVAYTESVPQDLPLGREVMRVSATDIDDGNNSVVRYSLTSKIAEDEMYFRIDRNTGIIFLNKTIDRQPDYRFNLIAKAVDQGEIPQSSYIELEIRVVESHKKAPAFLNRTSEPLKLNESLNDFSLSLVRLQAVSNIDGDSEVVFRLVNGRTEQTNKENTFRLDQSGKDVADIKLAKHLDFESNTDYTLIVRVSNKELLAAETSINIEVLDVNDNIPIFRDIKEGSVLENEPPGAPVMQIRAIDADGTSANNQVSYELENYKNLFTIDKRTGNLTTLMTFDREKTAAYTVKVVAVDNSPSALYQNGEPNKGRQVFTVTIADKNDNPPHFTQPVYTANSIPENANINQLVTEVKAIDRDTASLVTYSIISGNTGNGFDIEPNTGKIRVKNQLDYETITEYNLTIRAFDGLFNDTAYVKIFIDNVNDNPPVFEDFMKNLTIQEESLVEGCITTVSAYDPDIKDRTADQHIAYFIANEQHKPFLTIDKSGCLKLKRTLDRDPPDGYETWAVLVMARDEDGGPTALRATETINIKLEDVNDNAPFLDMVQPVVWYEREKPGKIIELQAKDWDSDKNGPPFKFKIDAIADDEIKSKFSIKDSSLYAKVEFNREERKTYDIPIAITDSGSPPQTNTSILNVIIGDVNDNAMKEGSSSIFVYNYKGEAPDTEIGRVYVDDPDDWDLPDKYFTWDSSHENFLLDPHTGMITMLHGTRNDTYVLKFIVTEESKLVEHHKVNAYVNVTIKEIPEEAVIKSGSIRFSGITAEEFVAPGASGVSKKEIFQVQVAAMLETEVENVDVFTVLHSPHNNNKSLLDVRFSAHGSPYYAPEKLNTIATLHISKIESELNTSILLINIDECLFEKLHCNNSCRSILNISSNPYAVYTNTTSFVGVRAVVDAQCICHVAEPNINCLNGGTPLVSSLVTKCECPPGFEGPRCELLAIGFNGDGWAIMPPPGQACDDSHLGLEIAPQVENGLVFYFGPMSYIPILDIQDFMSLEIQEGHAVLLVDYGSGTIRLEQNKIELMDGKSHRIDVYWTKTTIEMKVDNCQMSSCMKLTVPQGPNEFLNVNSPLQIGGSPTNLVHLASQFNWDHKPTNKGFTGCIRNMTINGNTYNLGMPEYFKNTDSGCNHGMAKAVTFGIDTNFLVAILVCVAILLILLLAVVVHRRKTDDLYKDMDDIRENIINYEDEGGGEVDTGYDLNVLRAMYDAPPIDSKMAPVGLEGRAPDTGDEVPDICGFLDGKKESCDKDPETNAFDDVRHYAYEGKGNSEGSLSSLASCTDDGDLKFNHLSNFGQKFWKLADMYGEEPSDEDSDGVGERESESWC; this comes from the exons GCGAAGCTTTGAAATTGAGACACTCGAGACACCTCGACTCACAGGATCAGCTGCTGCCCTATAACGAGGATGAAATTGTCAGG CCATGCTTTTTGTTCCAGGCACAGTCCTCAGACAATCATAATCACAAAccagtattttcaaaatgtggAACCTACGCGCCTGTTATCAAGGAAGAGGAACCAGCCGGTACGGAGGTCATCAGAGTTCACGCCGAGGACAGGGACCCCCTTGATTCTGGAG GAACAATCGTCTATACATTCCTTTTCGCACCCGGCGAGaggttgaaatttcaaatcaacaATGAGACTGGGTTGATAAAAACTACTCAAATACTGGACCGAGATGAGCCGGCTCGAGAAAAGGAAGTTTACCTTACGATTTTGGCTAAGGATAATGGTAGGCCGCAACTCGACGATGTCTGTACGTTCAAAGTCACCATATCGGACGTTAACGACAATTCGCCTGTATTCGACAAAGTG GCGTACACGGAGTCGGTACCTCAAGATCTGCCCCTTGGAAGAGAAGTCATGAGAGTTTCGGCGACTGATATCGACGATGGTAACAATTCCGTGGTTCGTTACAGTTTGACCTCTAAGATTGCCGAGGATGAAATGTATTTCCGAATCGATAGAAACACTGGTATTATATTTCTCAACAAAACGATCGAC AGACAACCTGACTACAGATTTAACCTGATCGCTAAAGCCGTAGATCAAGGAGAGATTCCGCAGTCCAGTTACATAGAGTTGGAAATAAGGGTTGTTGAATCTCATAAAAAAGCACCTGCGTTTCTAAACAGAACGTCAGAACCTTTGAAGCTGAACGAAAGCCTCAACGATTTTAGTCTCAGTCTTGTTAGGCTACAAGCAGTTTCAAATATCGATGGAGACTCCGAAGTAGTTTTTCGACTAGTTAATGGCCGAACCGAGCAGACTAACAAGGAAAATACTTTCAg aCTCGATCAATCTGGTAAAGATGTAGCTGATATAAAACTGGCTAAGCATCTTGACTTTGAGAGCAATACAGATTATACCCTAATAGTTCGTGTCTCAAACAAAGAATTACTGGCTGCTGAGACTTCTATTAACATTGAAGTTCTTGATGTCAATGACAACATACCGATATTTCGTGACATAAAAGAGGGTAGTGTGTTGGAAAATGAACCACCAGGAGCTCCAGTGATGCAAATTCGAGCTATAGACGCGGATGGCACCTCTGCTAATAATCAG GTCTCCTATGAATTGGAGAACTACAAGAATCTTTTTACTATTGATAAACGAACCGGTAACCTGACAACGCTCATGACTTTTGATAGAGAGAAAACTGCGGCATATACCGTAAAGGTAGTTGCGGTAGATAACTCACCTAGCGCCCTTTACCAGAATGGTGAACCTAACAAGGGTCGACAAGTGTTCACTGTCACAATCGCTGACAAAAATGACAATCCGCCACACTTTACTCAACCAGTGTACACAGCTAATTCCATACCGGAAAATGCAAACATCAATCAACTTGTGACCGAAGTCAAAGCCATTGATCGAGATACGGCTAGTCTCGTTACGTACAGTATTATATCAGGAAATACTGGAAACGGTTTTGACATTGAGCCTAACACAGGAAAGATTCGGGTCAAGAATCAACTCGACTACGAAACTATTACAGAATATAATTTAACCATTCGAGCTTTTGACGGCCTGTTTAACGACACTGCCTACGTCAAGATTTTCATCGATAATGTAAACGACAATCCACCTGTTTTCGAAGATTTCATGAAAAATCTTACTATCCAGGAGGAAAGCTTAGTCGAAG GGTGTATAACCACTGTGTCAGCCTACGATCCCGATATTAAAGATAGGACTGCCGACCAGCATATTGCTTATTTCATAGCCAATGAACAGCATAAGCCTTTCCTAACCATAGACAAATCGGGATGTCTGAAGTTGAAAAGAACCCTCGACCGGGACCCGCCGGATGGATATGAGACTTGGGCG GTTCTGGTCATGGCACGGGATGAGGATGGTGGGCCAACTGCTTTGCGAGCCACTGAGACGATTAATATTAAATTGGAGGATGTAAATGACAATGCACCTTTCTTGGATATGGTTCAACCAGTGGTATGGTATGAAAGAGAGAAACCCgggaaaataattgaactGCAGGCAAAGGACTGGGATTCGGATAAAAATGGCCCCCCTttcaaattcaagatcgaTGCGATTGCTGACGATgagataaaatcaaaattttcgataaaagaCTCGAGTCTTTACGCCAAAGTCGAATTTAACAGGGAAGAACGTAAAACCTATGATATTCCAATAGCTATCACTGACAGTGGCTCACCACCGCAAACTAATACATCCATATTAAATGTCATCATTGGAGATGTCAATGACAATGCGATGAAAGAAGGTTCTAGTAGCATTTTTGTGTACAATTATAAGGGGGAAGCACCAGATACAGAGATTGGGAGAGTATACGTCGACGATCCGGACGACTGGGATTTGCCTGACAAGTATTTCACGTGGGATTCTAGccacgaaaattttttactcgatcCTCACACTGGTATGATAACAATGCTGCATGGAACACGAAATGACACGTATGTCCTGAAGTTTATCGTAACTGAAGAAAGTAAACTGGTAGAACATCACAAGGTCAATGCCTACGTGAATGTAACGATTAAAGAAATACCAGAAGAAGCTGTGATTAAGTCAGGATCGATACGGTTCTCAGGTATCACTGCGGAAGAATTTGTCGCACCGGGAGCATCAGGTGTAAgcaagaaagaaattttccaagtacAGGTTGCAGCTATGCTAGAAACTGAGGTTGAAAACGTGGACGTATTTACAGTGTTACATTCGCCacataataacaataaaagtCTCTTAGATGTTAGATTCTCAGCTCACGGAAGTCCCTACTATGCacctgaaaaattgaacacaaTTGCTACTCTCCATATTTCGAAGATAGAAAGTGAATTGAATACCAGTATATTGCTTATAAACATTGACGAatgtttgtttgaaaaactCCACTGCAACAACTCTTGCCGTAGTATATTGAACATCAGTTCCAATCCGTATGCAGTTTACACAAATACAACATCGTTTGTTGGCGTTAGAGCAGTGGTTGACGCTCAATGTATTTGCCACGTTGCTGAGCCAAATATCAATTGTTTGAATGGTGGGACTCCTTTGGTGTCATCTTTGGTTACGAAGTGCGAATGCCCTCCAGGTTTTGAAGGCCCAAGATGCGAGCTATTAGCAATCGGTTTTAACGGTGACGGATGGGCTATTATGCCCCCTCCTGGCCAAGCCTGTGACGATTCACATCTAG GACTGGAAATTGCACCTCAAGTTGAGAATGGGCTCGTGTTTTACTTTGGTCCGATGAGCTACATCCCTATTTTGGATATCCAAGATTTCATGTCTTTAGAGATACAGGAAGGTCATGCTGTTCTGCTCGTTGACTATGGTTCTGGGACGATAAGGTTGGAACAAAACAAGATTGAATTGATGGACGGGAAGAGTCATAGAATCGACGTTTATTGGACTAAGACT ACGATAGAAATGAAAGTTGACAACTGCCAAATGTCTTCCTGCATGAAATTGACAGTACCACAGGGACCGAATGAATTTCTCAATGTCAACAGTCCCCTACAAATTGGGGGTTCTCCAACGAACCTTGTTCATCTTGCAAGTCAGTTTAATTGGGATCACAAGCCGACAAATAAAGGATTTACTGGATGCATACGCAATATGACTATAAATGGAAAT ACATACAATTTAGGAATGCCAGAATATTTCAAGAACACAGACTCTGGTTGCAATCATGGAATGGCAAAAGCTGTCACATTTGGAATTGACACTAACTTTTTAGTCGCCATTCTAGTCTGTGTGGCAATCCTACTgatcttattgttagctgTAGTGGTGCACAGAAGAAAGACGGACGACTTGTACAAAGACATGGACGATATTAGAGAGAATATCATTAATTACGAAGACGAAGGAGGCGGTGAAGTCGATACGGGATACGACTTGAACGTTCTCCGCGCCATGTACGATGCCCCACCCATAGATTCAAAAATGGCACCTGTCGGACTCGAAGGAAGAG CCCCAGATACTGGTGATGAAGTACCCGATATTTGTGGGTTCTTAGATGGCAAAAAAGAGAGCTGTGACAAAGATCCTGAAACGAACGCATTTGATGATGTCAGGCATTATGCGTACGAAGGCAAGGGTAATTCCGAAGGATCTCTGTCGTCTCTTGCTTCCT GTACTGACGACGGTGACTTGAAGTTTAATCATTTGTCGAACTTTGGTCAAAAGTTTTGGAAATTGGCTGACATGTATGGGGAGGAGCCAAGCGACGAAGACAGTGACGGCGTTGGGGAACGTGAGAGCGAAAGCTGGTGTTAA